A genomic window from Solanum dulcamara chromosome 11, daSolDulc1.2, whole genome shotgun sequence includes:
- the LOC129874908 gene encoding uncharacterized protein LOC129874908 isoform X2, protein MENMGVEKQRVFEEKEICVSDHINGLQYTSTTSDSFVVNMERFSHIIDKDKNVNSRITRNLSRKGSFRSGERKTKSNAVNEKDTNFTASSPRDSSLLGGGSTPEKHMSSTTSSDQHTPQTHNHQITILTGHGGATTTESKIGGRRFSFRRSTNWTIDPRRILLFFATLSSIGTMLLIYFTLSIAKHNGEDIADING, encoded by the exons ATG GAGAATATGGGTGTTGAGAAACAGAGGGTATTTGAAGAAAAGGAAATTTGTGTATCTGATCATATAAATGGATTGCAGTACACAAGCACAACATCAGATAGCTTTGTTGTGAACATGGAACGTTTTTCTCATATCATAGACAAAGACAAAAATGTCAATTCAAGAATTACT AGAAACCTTTCAAGAAAAGGATCATTTCGAAGCGGCGAGAGGAAAACAAAATCAAATGCTGTCAATGAAAAAGACACTAACTTCACGGCAAGTTCCCCTAGAG ATAGTTCATTGCTAGGAGGAGGTAGCACGCCAGAAAAGCACATGTCATCGACTACTAGTAGTGATCAACATACCCCACAAACCCATAATCATCAGATCACTATACTGACCGGCCATGGCGGCGCCACCACAACCGAAAGCAAAATTGGTGGCAGGAGATTCAGTTTCCGACGTTCTACTAATTGGACAATTGATCCAAGGAGGATCCTTCTCTTCTTTGCAACCTT GTCAAGTATTGGAACAATGTTATTGATCTATTTTACATTATCCATTGCCAAGCACAATGGAGAAGACATTGCTGACATTAATGGATGA
- the LOC129874908 gene encoding uncharacterized protein LOC129874908 isoform X1, with the protein MENMGVEKQRVFEEKEICVSDHINGLQYTSTTSDSFVVNMERFSHIIDKDKNVNSRITLQRNLSRKGSFRSGERKTKSNAVNEKDTNFTASSPRDSSLLGGGSTPEKHMSSTTSSDQHTPQTHNHQITILTGHGGATTTESKIGGRRFSFRRSTNWTIDPRRILLFFATLSSIGTMLLIYFTLSIAKHNGEDIADING; encoded by the exons ATG GAGAATATGGGTGTTGAGAAACAGAGGGTATTTGAAGAAAAGGAAATTTGTGTATCTGATCATATAAATGGATTGCAGTACACAAGCACAACATCAGATAGCTTTGTTGTGAACATGGAACGTTTTTCTCATATCATAGACAAAGACAAAAATGTCAATTCAAGAATTACT TTGCAGAGAAACCTTTCAAGAAAAGGATCATTTCGAAGCGGCGAGAGGAAAACAAAATCAAATGCTGTCAATGAAAAAGACACTAACTTCACGGCAAGTTCCCCTAGAG ATAGTTCATTGCTAGGAGGAGGTAGCACGCCAGAAAAGCACATGTCATCGACTACTAGTAGTGATCAACATACCCCACAAACCCATAATCATCAGATCACTATACTGACCGGCCATGGCGGCGCCACCACAACCGAAAGCAAAATTGGTGGCAGGAGATTCAGTTTCCGACGTTCTACTAATTGGACAATTGATCCAAGGAGGATCCTTCTCTTCTTTGCAACCTT GTCAAGTATTGGAACAATGTTATTGATCTATTTTACATTATCCATTGCCAAGCACAATGGAGAAGACATTGCTGACATTAATGGATGA